One part of the Candidatus Kouleothrix ribensis genome encodes these proteins:
- a CDS encoding HAMP domain-containing protein, with amino-acid sequence MIVAAAFVLVIVLMFTTLAISSLLTLRSKANHLITIGRQAELSGDLDTNIVRAAGELATLVATGREQYKVEAAEALERAQRDLDQLAELSTYAGSNSTPMTLNDLFQRQSALLARLQADFTTIQSAREDRTPQNIASLLDRVFAYEQPAAQLHADLNSYFDRENNNNQREVAAAIRNVIASVVAMLVALVLISGLGAVLLRQQIIRPILALSSAAHGVAQGDFQHEVLVTNYDEIGELQRLFNQMVVSLRQQHAALDQHAIELGYAVSEAQAARRLAEEASRAKSAFLSTMSHELRTPLTAILGYTDLIKLEAAGAAMLSPSLQHDLGQIEGASKHLLMLINAVLEISKIEAGKATLMIEEFDLAALISEIVLTMQPLVAQNGNHLIIDTGGAPSHMCSDPTKLRQVLFNLIGNAAKFTAQGTIELHAAVEQSSGHDWVVFRITDTGIGIAAEQLPRLFQDFTQADDTRTRKYGGTGLGLALSRQLCLLLGGDIWVESELDRGSTFTVRLPLDASLTEVTR; translated from the coding sequence ATGATCGTAGCGGCAGCCTTCGTGCTGGTAATCGTGTTGATGTTCACGACACTCGCGATTTCATCCTTGCTAACGCTGCGTTCGAAGGCAAATCATCTGATTACGATTGGTCGGCAGGCCGAACTATCGGGCGACCTCGATACGAATATTGTTCGCGCGGCCGGCGAGCTGGCCACGCTGGTCGCCACCGGCCGTGAGCAGTACAAGGTTGAGGCGGCCGAGGCGCTCGAGCGCGCGCAGCGCGATCTCGATCAACTGGCCGAGCTATCTACCTATGCCGGCAGTAATAGCACGCCCATGACCCTGAACGACCTGTTCCAGCGGCAGTCGGCGCTGCTGGCGCGGCTACAGGCCGACTTCACGACGATCCAGAGTGCCCGTGAAGACCGCACCCCTCAGAATATAGCCAGCTTGCTCGATCGGGTGTTTGCCTACGAGCAGCCGGCGGCACAGCTGCACGCCGATCTCAACAGCTACTTCGATCGTGAGAACAATAACAACCAGCGCGAGGTCGCGGCGGCCATTCGCAATGTGATCGCCAGCGTCGTAGCCATGCTGGTTGCGCTGGTATTGATAAGTGGCCTGGGCGCTGTACTACTGCGACAGCAGATCATCCGCCCGATCCTGGCACTCTCGTCTGCGGCCCACGGCGTCGCGCAGGGTGATTTTCAGCACGAAGTATTGGTGACGAACTACGACGAGATTGGCGAGCTGCAACGGTTGTTTAACCAGATGGTGGTGAGTTTACGCCAGCAGCATGCGGCCCTCGATCAGCACGCCATCGAGCTGGGCTACGCGGTTAGCGAGGCGCAGGCGGCACGGCGCCTGGCCGAAGAAGCCAGCCGCGCAAAGAGCGCCTTTCTGTCGACTATGAGCCACGAGCTGCGCACGCCGTTAACCGCGATTCTGGGCTATACCGATCTGATCAAGCTGGAAGCAGCCGGGGCGGCGATGTTGTCGCCAAGCCTGCAGCACGATCTGGGCCAGATCGAGGGCGCGAGTAAGCACTTGCTTATGTTGATCAATGCTGTTCTGGAGATCTCGAAGATCGAAGCCGGTAAGGCGACCCTCATGATCGAGGAGTTCGATCTGGCCGCGCTGATCAGCGAGATCGTGCTAACGATGCAGCCGCTGGTTGCCCAGAATGGTAATCACCTGATTATCGATACAGGCGGTGCGCCCAGCCACATGTGCAGCGACCCGACCAAGCTCCGGCAGGTGTTGTTCAATCTGATCGGTAATGCGGCCAAGTTCACTGCACAGGGTACGATCGAGCTACACGCAGCAGTCGAGCAGTCGTCTGGGCACGATTGGGTGGTCTTTCGAATTACCGATACCGGGATCGGCATTGCGGCCGAGCAGCTGCCCAGGCTATTTCAAGATTTCACTCAAGCCGACGATACGCGCACTCGCAAGTATGGCGGCACCGGGCTGGGCCTCGCGCTGAGTCGCCAGCTCTGCCTCTTGCTCGGCGGCGATATTTGGGTCGAGAGCGAGCTCGATCGCGGCTCGACCTTTACCGTGCGCCTGCCACTGGATGCCTCATTGACAGAAGTTACGCGCTGA